The proteins below come from a single Calditrichota bacterium genomic window:
- a CDS encoding bifunctional 4-hydroxy-2-oxoglutarate aldolase/2-dehydro-3-deoxy-phosphogluconate aldolase, giving the protein MSREETVKRIEESGIVAVLRLDDTQNICHIFEALMNAGVIALEITMTTPGAIDIIKEYAQKLDGDFILGAGTVLTPEDARQAIEYGAKFIVSPVFNEDILKVSQEMGAAVFPGAFSPNEILNAWQKGADVIKVFPATTLGPGYFKDIHGPLPEIKLTPTGGVNLENTAAFLNAGARFVGVGTSLLDKTLIATENWKGLTERAALFIAEVEKTRHLV; this is encoded by the coding sequence ATGAGCAGAGAAGAGACAGTTAAAAGAATAGAAGAATCAGGAATTGTTGCTGTTTTGAGATTGGATGATACACAAAATATCTGTCATATTTTTGAAGCATTAATGAACGCAGGTGTTATTGCATTAGAAATCACAATGACGACACCCGGAGCTATAGATATAATCAAGGAATACGCCCAAAAATTGGACGGCGATTTTATCTTAGGTGCAGGAACAGTTTTAACACCCGAAGACGCCAGACAAGCAATTGAGTATGGAGCGAAATTTATAGTTAGTCCTGTCTTTAATGAAGACATCCTCAAAGTTTCACAAGAAATGGGGGCTGCTGTATTTCCCGGTGCATTTAGCCCAAATGAGATACTAAACGCATGGCAAAAAGGGGCTGACGTAATCAAAGTTTTTCCTGCTACAACTTTAGGACCCGGTTATTTTAAAGATATCCACGGGCCCTTACCAGAAATAAAGCTAACACCAACAGGTGGAGTAAATTTGGAAAATACTGCGGCCTTTCTAAATGCAGGTGCACGTTTTGTTGGAGTTGGAACATCATTATTGGATAAGACTCTTATCGCGACAGAAAACTGGAAAGGGTTAACTGAAAGAGCGGCTCTTTTTATAGCTGAAGTAGAGAAAACAAGACACTTAGTGTAA
- a CDS encoding sugar kinase, whose product MKKKIVTFGEIMLRLAPYNYERIVQANQFQAQYGGGEANVAVSLANFKNEVFFASALPQNPIGDAARNQLRNYGVNTEFVLRRGSRVGIYFLEHGASIRPSKVTYDRSNSSISEVKPGMFDWDNILKGKDWFHTTGITPALSDSAAETTIEAVKKAKEYGLTVSCDLNYRNKLWSKAKAKEVMSEVIKYVDVIISNEEDAADVFGIEAESTNVTSGKISVDHYKSVAKQLKELANAKYVAITLRESISASDNNWSAMLYTADEFYLSRKYPIHLVDRVGGGDSFGGGLIHSLVNNNEPQEALEFAVAASALKQTIPGDMNLVSESEVLTVVNGDISGRVQR is encoded by the coding sequence ATGAAAAAAAAGATTGTTACTTTTGGTGAAATTATGTTACGCCTGGCGCCATATAATTATGAGCGAATTGTACAAGCCAATCAGTTTCAGGCCCAATATGGAGGTGGTGAAGCAAATGTAGCCGTTTCGCTGGCGAATTTTAAGAATGAAGTGTTTTTCGCATCAGCACTACCCCAAAACCCCATTGGAGATGCGGCTAGAAATCAACTGAGGAATTATGGTGTTAATACAGAATTTGTTTTACGCCGGGGATCTAGAGTGGGTATTTACTTTCTAGAACATGGAGCTTCAATAAGACCGTCAAAAGTAACATATGATCGATCAAACTCATCAATCTCTGAGGTTAAGCCTGGTATGTTCGACTGGGATAACATCTTAAAGGGAAAAGATTGGTTTCACACAACAGGAATTACTCCCGCCTTATCAGATTCAGCCGCGGAGACAACTATCGAAGCAGTTAAAAAGGCCAAAGAATATGGTCTAACTGTGAGCTGTGATTTGAATTATCGTAATAAGCTTTGGAGTAAAGCTAAAGCAAAAGAGGTGATGTCGGAAGTTATTAAATATGTCGATGTCATTATTTCAAACGAGGAAGATGCGGCCGATGTTTTTGGAATTGAAGCAGAAAGCACAAACGTAACCAGTGGCAAAATTTCGGTTGACCATTACAAATCTGTGGCCAAACAACTAAAAGAGTTGGCAAATGCAAAATATGTCGCCATAACACTTCGTGAAAGTATCTCGGCCTCAGACAATAATTGGTCTGCAATGCTCTACACGGCAGACGAGTTTTATTTAAGCCGTAAGTATCCTATTCACCTTGTAGATCGTGTTGGTGGTGGAGATTCTTTTGGAGGAGGTCTGATCCATTCCCTTGTAAATAATAATGAACCACAGGAAGCTTTAGAATTTGCTGTTGCGGCATCGGCGTTAAAACAGACTATTCCCGGTGATATGAACCTGGTCAGTGAAAGCGAAGTTTTAACAGTAGTTAATGGTGACATATCCGGCCGGGTTCAAAGATAA
- a CDS encoding heparinase — translation MLFIFFQLQAMEVIKPAYGFLQETDSKLEIPHDRLLEKNEIIKYILPDLQKSISTHDDLISYLKDQFKKRYYFNWSNFENNFASYQKTYPNQETKHQRIANYHTERYPADTQWILPYVNLLNKEVTAYELRHIARQQKSLDMTLIHYYKNRNSSNLRYFIEQVSSLNNAFLEGKYDQAGNGVYESFRAGKRIHNWLFCHAAYFSDPEYSIENQSLLIRTFLHHGAILYKNLPVYRPGNHHTRGLVALFEIATLFSDFNESKKWQEHAVKGIIEHMRHEINDDGFQFERSVHYHKGDIENYFRIYQLAKRSKTELPEEFKLTFQKMFDALIVLAQPNKTLPVLQDDTDNPYSEFNEMGDAFYLASMMYNDQRYGYFASKKPSSKFYWLMNEKETNYKSLTNIAPELSSSELDGTGYYIMRDGWDESSMQMVISAGVSDVKPDHQHGDILGVTAFGFGTELLPNYQVAYKYPDFSFLKNSWVKNVALVDSQVQGQKWKGNRGGSGFGKWKQLPKPNVLAWVKTDNFDYFAGTHDGFSNLDIKYIREIIFVKGKYWLVTDSFEGDESHTYQQVWQGKFTIDSKNKISRSVNTESKFSIIQLDDNKYSFDQKEFREKRNTVFSIKKNNGFVFNTMLYPSSKKRKSFEEIKNPVLKFETDARLVFEAGNGFLLIDATSIKTQNGQIKIPAVSKVFIEQKADSIQLTLLAPKSISCNKKENEFSNWHNFDWQPGELTPLNL, via the coding sequence ATGCTATTCATATTTTTTCAATTGCAGGCAATGGAAGTCATTAAGCCTGCTTATGGTTTTTTGCAAGAAACCGATTCTAAGTTGGAAATTCCACATGATCGGCTTTTGGAAAAAAATGAAATTATTAAATATATCCTCCCTGATTTGCAAAAATCAATTTCAACTCATGATGATTTAATCAGTTATCTAAAAGATCAGTTCAAAAAGAGGTATTATTTCAATTGGTCTAATTTTGAAAATAATTTTGCTTCATATCAAAAAACTTATCCCAACCAGGAAACGAAACACCAAAGAATCGCCAACTACCATACAGAAAGATATCCGGCGGACACACAATGGATTTTACCCTATGTTAACCTGTTGAACAAAGAAGTAACAGCATACGAATTGAGACATATTGCCAGACAGCAAAAATCACTCGATATGACTTTGATACATTATTATAAAAATCGGAACAGCAGTAATTTAAGATATTTTATAGAACAAGTATCCAGCTTGAACAACGCCTTCCTGGAAGGAAAATATGACCAGGCTGGTAATGGAGTTTATGAGTCTTTTCGAGCCGGCAAAAGAATCCACAATTGGTTGTTTTGCCACGCAGCATATTTTTCTGATCCAGAATATTCAATCGAAAACCAAAGTTTGCTTATTCGGACATTTTTACATCACGGTGCAATCCTTTATAAAAACCTGCCTGTATACAGACCGGGAAATCATCACACACGTGGGTTGGTTGCCCTATTTGAAATTGCAACGCTTTTTAGTGATTTCAACGAGTCCAAAAAATGGCAGGAGCACGCTGTTAAAGGTATAATTGAGCACATGCGACACGAGATCAACGATGATGGTTTCCAATTCGAACGCTCGGTTCATTATCATAAAGGGGATATTGAGAACTATTTTCGAATATACCAGCTTGCTAAAAGATCAAAAACTGAATTGCCGGAAGAGTTTAAGCTGACTTTCCAAAAAATGTTTGACGCATTAATTGTATTAGCCCAACCAAATAAAACACTACCTGTTTTGCAGGATGATACTGATAATCCATATAGCGAATTTAATGAAATGGGTGATGCATTCTATCTCGCCTCGATGATGTATAATGATCAGCGCTACGGTTATTTCGCTTCAAAAAAACCATCATCTAAGTTTTATTGGCTGATGAATGAAAAAGAAACTAATTATAAATCCCTGACAAATATTGCACCTGAATTATCCTCTTCAGAACTGGATGGTACAGGTTATTATATTATGCGTGATGGATGGGATGAGTCATCTATGCAAATGGTTATTAGTGCAGGTGTTTCGGATGTAAAGCCCGATCATCAGCATGGTGATATTCTTGGAGTTACCGCTTTTGGGTTTGGAACAGAATTACTCCCAAACTATCAAGTAGCATACAAATATCCTGACTTTTCATTTTTAAAAAATTCATGGGTTAAAAACGTAGCTTTGGTTGATAGCCAGGTTCAAGGACAGAAATGGAAAGGCAACAGGGGAGGATCAGGTTTTGGAAAGTGGAAGCAATTACCAAAACCCAATGTATTGGCATGGGTAAAAACAGATAATTTTGATTATTTCGCCGGGACTCATGACGGTTTTAGTAATCTCGATATCAAATATATTCGTGAGATAATTTTTGTTAAAGGTAAATATTGGCTGGTTACTGATAGTTTTGAAGGAGACGAAAGTCATACATATCAGCAGGTTTGGCAAGGCAAATTTACAATTGATTCTAAAAATAAAATATCTCGATCAGTAAATACTGAAAGCAAATTCTCTATCATACAACTTGATGATAATAAATATAGTTTTGATCAAAAAGAGTTTCGTGAAAAACGAAACACGGTTTTTTCAATAAAGAAAAATAATGGATTTGTTTTCAATACCATGCTTTATCCATCATCAAAAAAACGGAAAAGTTTTGAAGAAATAAAAAACCCGGTATTAAAATTTGAAACAGATGCACGATTGGTTTTTGAAGCAGGTAATGGATTTTTGCTGATTGATGCAACTTCAATCAAAACTCAAAATGGGCAAATAAAAATACCGGCTGTTTCCAAGGTTTTTATTGAGCAGAAAGCAGATTCTATCCAGTTAACTTTGCTGGCACCAAAATCAATTTCTTGTAACAAAAAAGAAAACGAGTTTTCAAACTGGCATAATTTTGACTGGCAGCCGGGTGAATTAACACCACTAAACTTGTAA